The genomic stretch TCTGTATCTCAACTATTTCAAGAAGGAGGTAAGCACAGATGGCGACAATGAGCCCATCGGAATAGTCTTGGGAGCAGACAAAGACCATGTTTTGGTTGAATACGCGACAGAAAGCATAAGCAATCAATTATTCATCAGCAAATATCAGCTATATCTGCCTGACAAAAAACAACTTGAGAACGAACTGAACAAATTGCTTGATGACGAATAGCAACAAACCTGTCCTCTTACTATTTATAGCCGCTATTTTAACAAACTGTACCAAACAAAAGTCACTTGAATTGGAGGTGATTAATTCAACTTTCCTTGACATGGTAGGAACCCATTACTACAATGAACCTGCCCCACTAGCACCCTACAGACCTATTCATCCCGATTCCGTTTACGGCGAAACTGAAGATTTAATCGAATTGACAATTAAATTGGATGGAGAGAAAAACGAATCAAAGGATAGTTTGACAAAAGCGAATGAGTTGGAGCTTGAACGCGATAGCCTAATAAACGAGTTCAACAAATTCGATTGGGAGAACTATAGACAGGACTCAGTCAAATGGCAGACCCTCCTGAGCAATCCCAAAAAAGACAAACGGAACCTTATTCTGCTCGTTAATGATTCATTACTTGCTCCAAGGCTTGATTATCTAGACTTGTCTCACAGGTTAACTGAAAAAGGATTTCGTGAAAATATCCAACTAGAAGATTCTTGGAGACAGCTGGTCATCAAGCTTGTTGAGTCTGGTTTAAGAAGTGAGCATCTGAGTTTTAAAAACCTTACAAACGTAGGAGATTACCAACTCAGACCTGTGAACTTCGAATCAACAGAAAATGATCGAGTGGTTGCCAGCTTAACATTTTCGAGAGTCGTTTTCAACCAAGATGGGACAAAGGCGTGCTACTATTACATGGAACACTGTGGATCCAATTGTGGATATGGCTATTTGGTATTAGTCGAACGAACTGGCGGAACCTGGAAACTTAAGACAAAACATCAACTCTGGATTTCTTAAAACTGAAGGTGGATATTCCGGTGCATATTTACCTCCCATGGTTGATATTCCGGAGCATATTGGGTTCTTCGTCAATTTTGGTGAAAGAATATTAATAAAATACACATTATTCCACTATAGTGACCCCACTCCCTTTTTTGAATCCCAGCCCCATTTTTTCGATTAATTTATAGGACTGGCTGGGTTTGTAATCTACCTCAAACTGTTCTTTTATTACTTTAAGAATACCGGGGCCTGACCAATTTTTGGCATTAATCCCGTAATCCTCCGGTGATTTCTCCAGAACTATGCTTCTGATTTTATCCATCTGCTGGTCTGTAAGGTAGGACTTCCTCCCTCTTCCTGACCTGTTTTCCAGTCCTTCTACCCCGTTTTGTTCGAAACGGTGGACCCAGTTGACCACCTGTTTGAAACTGACCCCGTACCATGACGCAACTTCCCTGCTTGAATGACCCCTGGCTACATGGTAGACCATATTCAGGCGTGTTGCCAACAGGAAGTCAGCGTTGTTTTTCAAGATTCCGGCTATTCCTTCCGGAGTCTTTCTGTTTACTTTTAAAACTGGCTTGCCCATAATGTTAGGTTTAATCAGTATGAATATATAATTTATTTGTGTATTTAATAAACATAATATATGGTCATCCCTTCCTTTATTATCCCTTCAGGACTTAGGCTCTCAAAAGCAGTTCTTATCAACCAGGATCCCAGTCTGTTGATTGCTGCTGTGTCCGCCCAGAAACGGTCTGCCTGCCCATGCTGTGGAAAACGGAGTAAATCCATTCATGGGTTTTATGACAGATCACTCGCTGACCTGCCGGTCTCAG from Algoriphagus sp. NG3 encodes the following:
- a CDS encoding helix-turn-helix domain-containing protein; translated protein: MGKPVLKVNRKTPEGIAGILKNNADFLLATRLNMVYHVARGHSSREVASWYGVSFKQVVNWVHRFEQNGVEGLENRSGRGRKSYLTDQQMDKIRSIVLEKSPEDYGINAKNWSGPGILKVIKEQFEVDYKPSQSYKLIEKMGLGFKKGSGVTIVE